One genomic region from Populus nigra chromosome 8, ddPopNigr1.1, whole genome shotgun sequence encodes:
- the LOC133701182 gene encoding polygalacturonase QRT3-like — translation MIMIIMGLASLFIVHVNGEDSLAFDHHQKPSTDGHYYDQMQSMKAFKHSLLTRRQLATPTISSSPAPAPQAMNQPPASRPHVYEVTSYGADPTGKLDSTEALLKAITDAFNGPSEGFLMKGIANLGGAYINLQGGNYRISKPLRLPAAGAGNLMISGGTLTASDDFPTDGYLIDLSASSSSSSYNYEYITIKDLMLDCNYRGGGISVINSLRTSIDNCYIAHFNTEGILVQDGHETYIRNSFLGQHITAGGDPGERNFSGTAINLMGNDNAVTDVVIFSAAIGVMISGQANTLSGVHCYNKATGFGGTGIYLKLPSLTQTRIVNCYLDYSGIVAEDPVQLTISSSFFLGDAYILFKSVKGLAKGINIVDNMFSGANKGIEIVQLDQSKGPFKQIDQVVVDRNNVNGMNLKATVAKGSVQGNGTSWTIDFSPVLLFPNLIDHVQYSVSSSGTLFPSHALRNVSQNRVVIESDVAVPASVFVTVDQGVSS, via the exons atgatCATGATTATTATGGGGTTGGCTAGTTTGTTCATAGTTCATGTCAATGGAGAGGATTCTCTTGCATTTGATCATCATCAAAAACCCTCTACTGATGGTCACTATTATGACCAAATGCAAAGTATGAAAGCTTTTAAGCACTCTTTGCTAACTCGTCGACAGTTGGCCACTCCCACAATCTCCTCCTCTCCAGCTCCGGCACCACAG GCTATGAATCAGCCACCTGCGTCTCGTCCACATGTATATGAGGTTACATCATACGGTGCAGATCCAACAGGGAAATTAGACAGTACAGAAGCCCTTCTAAAAGCTATAACAGATGCATTTAATGGTCCCAGTGAAGGGTTCTTGATGAAGGGAATCGCTAATCTTGGAGGTGCTTACATTAATCTTCAAGGTGGTAATTACAGGATCAGCAAACCTCTGCGATTGCCGGCTGCTGGAGCTGGAAACCTTATG ATTAGTGGAGGGACATTAACAGCCTCAGATGACTTCCCAACAGATGGATATCTTATTGATTTATCAGcttcgtcgtcgtcgtcatcctATAACTATGAGTATATAACTATCAAAGACCTCATGCTGGACTGCAATTATAGGGGTGGAGGCATTTCAGTTATAAACTCACTCAGGACCAGCATAGATAATTGTTACATTGCACATTTCAATACTGAAGGGATTTTAGTCCAAGATGGCCATGAAACCTATATCCGCAACTCCTTCCTTGGCCAGCACATTACCGCAGGTGGTGATCCGGGAGAAAGAAACTTTTCAGGCACTGCAATTAACCTAATGGGAAATGATAATGCTGTCACAGATGTGGTCATTTTCTCAGCTGCTATAGGAGTAATGATTTCAGGTCAGGCGAACACACTCTCTGGTGTACATTGTTATAATAAGGCAACAGGTTTTGGAGGTACTGGGATTTATTTGAAGCTGCCAAGTTTGACACAGACCCGGATTGTGAATTGTTACTTGGATTACTCCGGCATTGTTGCTGAGGACCCAGTGCAGCTAACGATCTCTAGCAGTTTTTTCCTTGGTGATGCATACATCCTATTTAAATCAGTTAAAGGTTTGGCAAAGGGAATCAACATTGTCGATAACATGTTTTCTGGAGCTAATAAGGGGATCGAGATTGTTCAGTTGGACCAATCAAAAGGGCCTTTTAAGCAAATCGACCAAGTTGTGGTGGACAGGAATAATGTCAACGGGATGAATCTGAAGGCAACAGTTGCAAAAGGCTCTGTGCAAGGGAATGGCACTTCATGGACTATAGACTTTAGTCCAGTGCTCTTGTTTCCTAACCTTATTGATCATGTACAATACTCAGTAAGTTCAAGTGGCACATTGTTTCCTAGCCATGCTTTAAGGAATGTTTCTCAAAACCGTGTTGTAATTGAGTCTGATGTCGCCGTGCCTGCAAGCGTTTTCGTCACCGTGGATCAGGGAGTATCAAGTTGA
- the LOC133702116 gene encoding UDP-N-acetylglucosamine diphosphorylase 2-like, translating into MREPIETNNGSPPPLPPQALLERLKDYGQEDAFALWDELSTEERELLVKDIESLDLPRLDRIIRCSLRSQGLPAAAIEPVPENTVSTVEDRTVEERERWWKMGLKAISDGKLAVVLLSGGQGTRLGSSDPKGCFNIALPSGKSLFQLQAERILCVQRLAAQASSEGSGSSVSIHWYIMTSPFTHDSTRFFFENHKYFGLEADQVTFFQQGTIPCVSKDGRFIMETPFRVAKAPDGNGGVYSALKYSKLLEDMASRGIKYVDCYGVDNALVRVADPAFLGYFIDKGVAAAAKVVRKAYPQEKVGVFVRQGKGGPLTVVEYSELDQSLASAVNQQTGRLRFCWSNVCLHMFSLDFLNQVANGLEKDSIYHLAEKRIPSIHGDTMGLKLEQFIFDAFPYAPSTALFEVPREEEFAPVKNANGSNFDTPESARLLVLRLHSRWVVAAGGFLTHSVPLYATGVEVSPLCSYAGENLEAICRGRTFHAPCEITF; encoded by the exons ATGAGGGAACCCATTGAAACCAACAACGGATCGCCTCCACCACTACCTCCACAAGCTTTGCTCGAGAGGCTTAAAGATTATGGCCAGGAAGACGCTTTTGCCCTCTGGGACGAGCTCTCTACTGAAGAGCGAGAACTCCTTGTCAAGGACATCGAG AGCTTAGATCTTCCAAGGCTGGATCGGATAATTCGATGCTCGCTTCGATCTCAAG GGCTACCGGCGGCGGCAATTGAGCCGGTTCCGGAGAATACCGTGTCGACGGTAGAAGATAGAACGgtagaagaaagagagagatggtGGAAGATGGGATTGAAAGCAATCTCTGATGGCAAATTGGCTGTTGTGCTATTATCTGGTGGCCAG GGGACAAGGCTTGGAAGTTCAGATCCAAAAGGATGTTTCA ATATAGCGCTTCCATCTGGCAAATCACTCTTTCAACTTCAAGCTGAGCGAATTTTGTGTGTCCAAAGATTAGCAGCCCAAGCTTCAAGTGAAG GTTCTGGAAGCTCAGTTTCGATACATTGGTACATAATGACCAGCCCGTTTACTCATGATTCCAcacgatttttttttgaaaatcacaaGTACTTCGGCCTTGAAGCAGATCAG GTTACCTTCTTCCAGCAAGGCACCATACCTTGTGTTTCAAAGGATGGCAGATTTATCATGGAGACTCCATTTAGG gtaGCTAAGGCTCCGGATGGGAATGGAGGAGTATATTCAG CGctgaaatattcaaaattattagAGGATATGGCCTCAAGAGGGATCAAGTACGTGGACTGCTATGGGGTTGACAACGCACTG GTACGTGTAGCTGATCCAGCTTTTTTGGGATATTTCATTGATAAAGGTGTAGCAGCTGCGGCAAAAGTTGTTCGTAAG GCATACCCCCAAGAAAAGGTTGGTGTTTTTGTAAGGCAAGGTAAAGGTGGACCTCTTACCGTGGTTGAATACAGTGAGCTGGATCAGTCACTGGCTTCTGCAGTCAATCAACAAACTGGACGCCTTCGTTTTTGTTGGAGTAAT GTGTGCTTGCACATGTTCTCTTTGGATTTTCTAAACCAAGTGGCAAATGGCCTTGAGAAAGACAGCAT TTACCATCTAGCTGAGAAAAGAATTCCTTCTATTCATGGTGATACGATGGGATTAAAACTAGAGCAATTCATATTCGATGCATTCCCATATGCTCCTTCAACTGCTCTTTTTGAG GTACCACGTGAAGAAGAATTTGCACCTGTAAAAAATGCCAATGGGTCAAATTTTGACACTCCTGAGAGTGCTCGGCTGCTTGTTCTTCGACTGCATTCTCGCTGGGTGGTTGCAGCAGGTGGCTTCTTAACACATTCGGTGCCTTTATATGCTACTG GTGTGGAGGTATCACCACTTTGCTCTTATGCTGGAGAAAATCTAGAGGCCATATGCCGGGGAAGAACATTTCACGCACCTTGTGAGATTACATTCTAG
- the LOC133700731 gene encoding uncharacterized protein LOC133700731 encodes MKINQARMLHTVFHHASFIWISSIYSRLVLPLQILHPSPKCLNFDEKEHDGVYCLRNQSQTTKQPRLKFELRTSEELGKYTLLYCYLELFLVANMIAENSLKVFHFHSSCHLFRLHMRMSGVLHLTMIWGSHVFMVITVHDEDHPGDWSRCY; translated from the exons atgaaaataaatcagGCTAGAATGTTGCATACTGTTTTTCACCATGCTTCTTTTATATGGATATCCAGTATCTATTCCCGTTTGGTGTTGCCTCTGCAAATCCTCCACCCGTCTCCAAAGTGTCTTAACTTCGATGAGAAAGAGCATG ATGGGGTTTACTGCCTGCGGAACCAATCCCAGACGACGAAGCAGCCAAGATTGAAATTCGAACTTCGAACTTCAGAGGAGTTGGGAAAATATACTCTCCTATATTGTTACCTAGAACTTTTTCTAGTTGCTAACATGATTGCAGAGAATTCCTTGAAAGTGTTTCATTTCCACAGTAGTTGCCATTTGTTTAGGTTACACATGAGGATGAGTGGAGTGTTGCATCTTACAATGATTTGGGGTTCTCATGTGTTCATGGTGATAACTGTACATGATGAGGACCATCCAGGTGATTGGAGTCGATGTTACTGA
- the LOC133700730 gene encoding uncharacterized protein LOC133700730 — MSLISRLRHCLPNGFSTKPTISPLMPLNFNAVLSRGFAEAARKVEAEEEEEVEIDQRRLPTDYDPATFDPAEHRSPPTERVFKLVEEIEGLTLMEISELGTIIMKRMKMTEPPTIGVLKGGAAGLAGMAMKAPAAAAAKEEKKAEKTVFELKLESFEAASKIKVIKEVRSFTDLGLKEAKDLVEKTPSVLKKGVSKEEGEQIIEKMKAIGAKVVLE; from the coding sequence ATGAGCTTGATTTCAAGATTAAGGCATTGTTTACCCAATGGGTTTTCTACAAAACCCACGATCTCTCCTTTAATGCCATTGAATTTCAATGCTGTGCTATCTCGGGGTTTTGCCGAAGCTGCTAGGAAAGTTGAGgcggaagaggaagaagaggtgGAAATTGATCAGAGGAGGCTCCCAACTGATTATGATCCGGCTACTTTTGATCCTGCAGAGCATCGGAGTCCTCCAACAGAGCGTGTTTTCAAGCTTGTTGAGGAGATTGAGGGGCTTACGTTGATGGAAATTTCTGAACTGGGAACCATTATAATGAAAAGGATGAAAATGACAGAACCGCCAACTATTGGGGTTTTGAAGGGTGGTGCTGCTGGATTAGCTGGAATGGCAATGAAGGCaccagctgctgctgctgctaaagaagagaagaaagctGAGAAGActgtttttgaattgaaattggaGTCCTTTGAAGCAGCTTCAAAGATTAAGGTAATTAAGGAGGTTAGGAGTTTTACTGATTTGGGCCTTAAGGAAGCGAAGGACTTGGTGGAGAAGACACCATCAGTGTTGAAAAAAGGAGTATCGAAGGAAGAAGGTGAGCAAATAATTGAGAAGATGAAAGCTATTGGGGCCAAAGTCGTGCTGGAATGA
- the LOC133700522 gene encoding organelle RRM domain-containing protein 1, chloroplastic isoform X2: MEVMMMMSQTRPLSTVSIPIPSSANAISQRNFKNPKTLKLRASISNPIFPLASRIMVTNIGHSISEATLQKEFSNFGEIAEVKLVKDETIKRSKPYAFIQYTSQDDAILALENMDRKVNFC, from the exons ATGGaggtaatgatgatgatgtctCAAACAAGACCGCTTTCAACTGTCTCTATCCCCATACCCTCGTCGGCAAACGCAATATCTCaaagaaatttcaagaacccaaaaactttgaaacTCAGGGCATCAATTTCCAACCCCATTTTTCCTCTTGCAAGCAGAATTATGGTTACAA ATATAGGACATTCTATCAGTGAAGCTACTTTGCAAAAggaattttcaaattttggtGAAATAGCTGAAG TGAAGCTTGTGAAGGATGAAACCATTAAGAGGTCCAAACCATATGCATTTATTCAATACACTTCTCAGGATGATGCCATCCTTGCCCTGGAAAATATGGACCGTAAG GTTAATTTTTGTTGA
- the LOC133700522 gene encoding organelle RRM domain-containing protein 1, chloroplastic isoform X1 — protein sequence MEVMMMMSQTRPLSTVSIPIPSSANAISQRNFKNPKTLKLRASISNPIFPLASRIMVTNIGHSISEATLQKEFSNFGEIAEVKLVKDETIKRSKPYAFIQYTSQDDAILALENMDRKTLDGRLIFVDLAKPGKDRFRGYMKTCGPPKKQQVQDTQDEVADCWY from the exons ATGGaggtaatgatgatgatgtctCAAACAAGACCGCTTTCAACTGTCTCTATCCCCATACCCTCGTCGGCAAACGCAATATCTCaaagaaatttcaagaacccaaaaactttgaaacTCAGGGCATCAATTTCCAACCCCATTTTTCCTCTTGCAAGCAGAATTATGGTTACAA ATATAGGACATTCTATCAGTGAAGCTACTTTGCAAAAggaattttcaaattttggtGAAATAGCTGAAG TGAAGCTTGTGAAGGATGAAACCATTAAGAGGTCCAAACCATATGCATTTATTCAATACACTTCTCAGGATGATGCCATCCTTGCCCTGGAAAATATGGACCGTAAG ACTCTTGATGGCAGGTTAATTTTTGTTGATCTTGCCAAGCCTGGGAAAGACCGGTTTAGAGGATACATGAAAACTTGTGGACCTCCAAAGAAGCAGCAGGTGCAGGACACACAAGATGAGGTTGCAGATTGCTGGTACTGA
- the LOC133701725 gene encoding choline-phosphate cytidylyltransferase 1-like isoform X2 produces MEEDKAKKSSRLVEAANEEEEEEERPVRVYADGIYDLFHFGHARSLEQAKKLFPNTYLVVGCCNDEVTHKYKGKTVMTDQERYESLRHCRWVDEVIPDAPWVITQEFLDKHRIDYVAHDSLPYADASGAGKDVYEFVKSVGRFKETKRTDGISTSDVIMRIVKDYNEYVMRNLARGYTRKDLGVSYVKEKRLRVNMGFKKLREKVKKQQEIVGEKIQVVAKTACVHRNEWVENADRLVAGFLEMFEERCHKMRTQALHS; encoded by the exons atggAGGAAGATAAGGCGAAGAAGAGCTCGAGGCTAGTAGAGGCAGCAaacgaggaggaggaggaggaggagaggccGGTACGAGTATATGCAGACGGCATCTACGATCTCTTCCACTTTGGCCATGCCCGTTCTCTCGAGCAAGCCAAGAAACT attCCCAAACACgtatttggtggttggatgctGCAATGATGAAGTAACTCACAAATACAAGGGTAAAACTGTGATGACTGATCAAGAACGCTACGAGTCTCTTCGCCATTGCAG GTGGGTTGATGAAGTTATCCCTGATGCACCATGGGTTATCACACAAGAGTTTCTCGACAAACATAGGATCGACTATGTGGCTCATGACTCTCTTCC TTATGCTGATGCAAGTGGAGCCGGAAAGGATGTCTATGAATTT GTCAAGTCTGTGGGGAGATTTAAGGAAACAAAGCGGACTGATGGGATCTCCACGTCAGATGTTATAATGAGGATAGTTAAAGATTATAATGAGTATGTGATGCGTAATTTGGCACGTGGATATACAAGAAAAGATTTGGGTGTCAGCTATGTGAAG GAAAAGCGGCTGAGAGTTAACATGGGGTTTAAAAAGCTGCGTGAGAAAGTGAAGAAACAGCAAGAGATAGTCGGGGAAAAG ATACAAGTAGTCGCTAAAACAGCCTGTGTGCATCGGAATGAGTGGGTGGAGAATGCTGATAGATTGGTCGCTGGATTTCTTGAAATGTTTGAAGAACGCTGTCATAAAATG AGGACTCAAGCTCTACACTCTTGA
- the LOC133701725 gene encoding choline-phosphate cytidylyltransferase 1-like isoform X1: MEEDKAKKSSRLVEAANEEEEEEERPVRVYADGIYDLFHFGHARSLEQAKKLFPNTYLVVGCCNDEVTHKYKGKTVMTDQERYESLRHCRWVDEVIPDAPWVITQEFLDKHRIDYVAHDSLPYADASGAGKDVYEFVKSVGRFKETKRTDGISTSDVIMRIVKDYNEYVMRNLARGYTRKDLGVSYVKEKRLRVNMGFKKLREKVKKQQEIVGEKIQVVAKTACVHRNEWVENADRLVAGFLEMFEERCHKMGTTIRERIQEKLTKQKLIGLIYDRYYGDGDGDGDSDQYYYDDDTEEEYSD, from the exons atggAGGAAGATAAGGCGAAGAAGAGCTCGAGGCTAGTAGAGGCAGCAaacgaggaggaggaggaggaggagaggccGGTACGAGTATATGCAGACGGCATCTACGATCTCTTCCACTTTGGCCATGCCCGTTCTCTCGAGCAAGCCAAGAAACT attCCCAAACACgtatttggtggttggatgctGCAATGATGAAGTAACTCACAAATACAAGGGTAAAACTGTGATGACTGATCAAGAACGCTACGAGTCTCTTCGCCATTGCAG GTGGGTTGATGAAGTTATCCCTGATGCACCATGGGTTATCACACAAGAGTTTCTCGACAAACATAGGATCGACTATGTGGCTCATGACTCTCTTCC TTATGCTGATGCAAGTGGAGCCGGAAAGGATGTCTATGAATTT GTCAAGTCTGTGGGGAGATTTAAGGAAACAAAGCGGACTGATGGGATCTCCACGTCAGATGTTATAATGAGGATAGTTAAAGATTATAATGAGTATGTGATGCGTAATTTGGCACGTGGATATACAAGAAAAGATTTGGGTGTCAGCTATGTGAAG GAAAAGCGGCTGAGAGTTAACATGGGGTTTAAAAAGCTGCGTGAGAAAGTGAAGAAACAGCAAGAGATAGTCGGGGAAAAG ATACAAGTAGTCGCTAAAACAGCCTGTGTGCATCGGAATGAGTGGGTGGAGAATGCTGATAGATTGGTCGCTGGATTTCTTGAAATGTTTGAAGAACGCTGTCATAAAATG GGAACAACTATCAGAGAGCGAATTCAAGAGAAACTGACGAAGCAGAAGTTAATAGGGCTTATATATGATAGATActatggtgatggtgatggtgatggtgatagTGATCAGTACTACTACGATGATGACACAGAAGAAGAATACAGTGACTAG